Proteins from a single region of Runella sp. SP2:
- a CDS encoding tetratricopeptide repeat protein has product MQPEFEERQPDWRDSVQRFEVMLKNQEHDFFDLDTYEHIVEHYIGEGNWERALQACEYGLEHFPHSLELLLDKAHLLAQKQRYEESLALLERASLFHPHDLDVLFMQGGIYNMMGDYEQSVEVYEEMLRYIEDGDKDDVLFQIGQAYQNSGKYDEAIKYYKSSLEINLDNESALYELAFCLEIMGQLEDSIDYYNELIDRDPYSYNAWYNLGIVYSKLGRYEESLHAYDYATVIKEDFSSAYFNMANAYMNLDRFAEANTNYLRTLQYESPTADLHCHIGASFEKIKDFGKALEHYRDALKLDKEWDEAWYGVAVCLAVEDKWVEALNCIRKAIKINEFIADYWLLVGDLEYKIGNVFSSMEAFEKAADLEPDFEDVWLKWSLALFDQSEFKKAFDVVQEGLDTIPDSAALYYRAVAYLLHGGEYKEALLHLEIALTLDYNAHEQLYVFFPDLEKQKALFKLIEQHRK; this is encoded by the coding sequence ATGCAACCAGAATTCGAGGAGAGACAACCCGATTGGCGGGATTCGGTTCAACGATTTGAGGTAATGCTCAAGAACCAAGAACACGATTTTTTTGATTTGGACACCTACGAACACATCGTAGAACATTACATTGGAGAGGGGAACTGGGAGCGTGCCTTGCAAGCCTGTGAGTATGGACTAGAGCATTTTCCACATTCGTTAGAGCTTTTACTGGACAAAGCACATTTACTTGCTCAAAAACAACGTTACGAAGAATCACTCGCATTACTTGAACGTGCCTCTCTTTTTCATCCCCACGACCTAGATGTCCTTTTTATGCAAGGTGGCATCTATAACATGATGGGCGATTATGAACAGTCGGTGGAAGTATATGAAGAAATGCTTCGCTACATCGAAGACGGTGATAAAGACGACGTGCTGTTCCAAATTGGCCAAGCCTACCAAAATTCGGGCAAATACGACGAGGCAATAAAGTACTACAAATCATCGCTCGAAATTAACTTAGACAACGAAAGCGCGTTGTACGAACTGGCCTTTTGCCTCGAAATCATGGGACAATTGGAAGACAGTATCGACTACTACAACGAACTCATCGACCGCGACCCGTATTCCTACAATGCGTGGTATAACCTTGGTATCGTTTATAGCAAACTCGGGCGCTACGAAGAGTCGCTCCATGCGTACGATTATGCCACGGTCATCAAGGAAGATTTTTCGTCGGCCTATTTCAACATGGCCAATGCGTACATGAATTTAGACCGATTTGCAGAAGCAAATACCAATTATTTACGGACACTTCAATACGAATCTCCCACGGCCGATTTGCACTGCCACATTGGCGCTAGTTTTGAGAAAATCAAAGACTTTGGCAAAGCCCTTGAACATTACCGCGATGCCCTCAAACTTGACAAAGAATGGGATGAAGCTTGGTACGGCGTTGCGGTTTGTTTGGCCGTGGAGGACAAATGGGTAGAGGCGCTCAATTGCATTCGGAAAGCCATTAAAATCAATGAATTCATTGCCGACTATTGGTTGTTGGTGGGCGACCTTGAGTACAAAATTGGTAATGTATTCTCCAGCATGGAGGCCTTTGAAAAAGCCGCTGACCTTGAACCTGACTTTGAGGATGTTTGGCTCAAGTGGTCGTTGGCTTTATTTGATCAGAGCGAATTTAAGAAAGCTTTTGACGTAGTTCAAGAAGGGCTAGATACCATCCCCGACAGTGCCGCGCTGTATTATCGGGCGGTGGCCTATTTGCTTCATGGTGGCGAATACAAGGAAGCACTGCTTCACCTCGAAATCGCCCTCACCCTCGACTACAATGCACATGAGCAATTGTACGTCTTTTTCCCTGATTTAGAAAAGCAAAAAGCGCTGTTTAAATTAATTGAACAGCACCGAAAATAA
- the pafA gene encoding alkaline phosphatase PafA: protein MKYLKLTLALLSMSTLWAQTKPTKPASLARPKLVVGIVVDQMRYDYWFRYYDKYSEGGFKRLMREGFNCRNHHYHYALTVTAAGHASVYTGSTPAIHGIVGNDWFDKRLGKGMYCVADSTVQPVGTTNATAGKMSPKNMLVSTITDQLRIGTNYQNKTIGIAIKDRGAILPAGHTANGAYWFDSKTGSWITSTFYMNDLPQWVKDYNAKKRPSALMKQNWNTLLPIEKYTESTADDQPYETKLPGAKKSVFPYDLAGIAGDAFGVLASTPHGNTITKEMALEALKNEQLGKGKSTDFLAVSFSTPDYVGHGFGPNSVEEEDIYLRLDRDLAELLNAFDAQVGKGNYLLFLSADHGVMDVTDLWKTNRLPAGRLNIGQVNTAVKAVLKEKFGDGDFIRASENYQLYLNHDLLKQKNLSVDKIVEAIRPTMLDFDGIAEVLNTHDLSNANINDYLLTLYKNGTHAKRSGDIQIVTEPGWMSSTIAATHGAPYNYDTHIPLLFFGWGIKPGETFSRTAVADTAPTVAALLKLLEPSGNIGHIIEDVMKK, encoded by the coding sequence ATGAAGTACCTCAAACTAACCTTGGCGCTTTTGAGCATGAGTACGCTTTGGGCGCAAACCAAACCAACCAAACCCGCGTCGTTAGCACGTCCCAAATTAGTCGTCGGAATTGTCGTGGACCAAATGCGTTACGATTATTGGTTTCGTTATTATGACAAATACAGTGAAGGCGGATTCAAACGACTCATGCGCGAAGGATTCAACTGCCGTAATCACCATTATCACTACGCACTTACCGTAACAGCGGCAGGCCACGCTTCGGTCTATACGGGTTCTACGCCTGCCATTCACGGAATTGTAGGGAACGATTGGTTCGACAAACGCCTCGGCAAAGGTATGTATTGCGTGGCCGACTCTACCGTCCAGCCTGTAGGAACAACCAACGCTACCGCAGGCAAAATGTCGCCAAAAAATATGTTGGTAAGCACCATTACTGACCAGCTGCGTATTGGTACCAACTACCAAAATAAAACCATCGGAATTGCCATCAAAGACCGTGGCGCTATTTTACCCGCAGGTCACACGGCCAACGGTGCTTATTGGTTTGACAGCAAAACGGGAAGCTGGATTACCAGCACGTTTTATATGAACGACCTACCACAATGGGTAAAAGACTACAATGCGAAGAAACGTCCGTCAGCGTTGATGAAACAAAACTGGAACACCTTGCTTCCGATTGAAAAATACACTGAAAGTACGGCCGATGACCAACCATACGAGACCAAACTTCCTGGCGCAAAAAAATCGGTTTTCCCGTATGACTTAGCAGGAATTGCGGGGGATGCGTTTGGTGTGTTGGCAAGTACCCCACACGGCAACACCATTACCAAAGAAATGGCTTTGGAAGCCTTGAAGAACGAGCAACTTGGCAAAGGAAAATCAACCGACTTCTTGGCCGTAAGTTTCTCTACTCCCGATTACGTTGGACACGGTTTTGGCCCCAACTCGGTGGAAGAAGAAGATATTTACCTTCGTCTCGACCGCGACTTGGCAGAATTGCTCAATGCTTTCGACGCACAAGTGGGAAAAGGGAATTACTTACTTTTCCTATCAGCTGACCACGGGGTAATGGACGTAACAGACCTTTGGAAAACAAACCGTTTGCCTGCGGGACGTTTGAACATTGGACAAGTCAATACGGCCGTAAAAGCCGTTTTGAAAGAGAAATTTGGCGACGGTGATTTTATTCGTGCTTCCGAAAATTACCAGTTGTACCTCAATCACGATTTGTTGAAACAAAAAAACTTATCGGTTGATAAAATCGTAGAAGCCATCCGCCCAACCATGCTCGATTTTGACGGCATAGCCGAAGTACTCAATACCCACGATTTGAGCAACGCCAACATCAACGACTATTTGCTTACATTATACAAAAACGGAACACACGCCAAACGGAGCGGAGATATTCAGATTGTGACTGAGCCTGGATGGATGTCGAGCACCATCGCTGCCACCCACGGGGCTCCCTATAATTATGACACCCACATTCCGTTGCTTTTCTTCGGCTGGGGAATCAAACCAGGCGAAACCTTTAGCCGTACGGCAGTCGCTGATACTGCTCCAACCGTGGCCGCATTGCTCAAATTATTGGAGCCAAGCGGCAATATCGGACACATCATCGAAGACGTGATGAAGAAATAA
- a CDS encoding TonB-dependent receptor, producing the protein MKKSVHLQVFLRAMRISLTQILIAVWFMSNAYATDSNAQSVLNQKITLRLQKQDVETVFNLIEKQVSAKFVFSSKMIQANRKININADQQTLQKVLDDVTKSLELNYKVTGNLIIISRTAKSPSSFPHSFQNEEASKAEGHTISGKITDAKGEALIGTTVILSYQNKGQVADKNGMFTFSDIPNGNYTLNLSSIGFITLKKDVAVTGNDVQVNIVLQEDNLQLEQVVVTSSGSPKKKIESSVAISTINAKQLSQRPPLNSTDMLKAIPGLSVESSGGDGPGSVRVRGLPGGGYVFMGVMEDGLPVLPTGFSTSPSADQYYKVDLTIKTVEAVRGGHAAVLLANTPGALINVISNTGGDKFTGKVKYTRGLSQNANRFDANFGGKIAPKLKFNVGGFYRADDGIRPPSYRANDGGQLKMNLTYEIKPNSYVRFYGKYLNDKTAWLVPSYYSYDGSGQGKALPDFDLLTQILATRDTKVSLVAPTGKTYNYDFSDGVHLKSLAGGIEFKHITKNEWTIKNNLRYQSTTSNFTGSIVTAATAYKANVNYYTLDGQKLNNPTGFYTGQSFIGTNSTDKQFSDNLDFNKQLGKHSLSFGAGIHTYDIDLFSLGATFNTEIANQPRTLLIGAATGNGYSGINIGTYRKGTTGITSAWASDEVSLGNLTLDLGLRADRFHIKGQRLQNTAPFTNYTPFDETRTYGTASVGLNYKINDHHALFGRATRTYSALNIGDYSNFTFNPDAVKDRGVFMSEVGYKINTPKFSLFSSLVYAKLTNIASSMLIPNTTAGFISIGTFASSRNLSAEIEATYTPSKNLNFRLVTTFQNSKYTQYEVTAPSNARADLAGKLYSWSGNYAERIPNVIWELSGTYNYKIFDLFASFRHIGKRWSSPSNVYHMGGYDELSMGLDCKITKKLGFRVWGDNLTNSRGLTEGNIRGDQFLLNGNFEKGSLQIGRIILPRSFWTSLTYSF; encoded by the coding sequence ATGAAAAAAAGCGTACACCTCCAAGTATTCCTCCGAGCTATGCGTATCTCGCTCACTCAGATTTTAATCGCCGTTTGGTTCATGAGCAATGCCTACGCTACCGACAGCAACGCTCAGTCGGTGCTGAACCAAAAAATCACCCTTCGTCTCCAAAAACAAGACGTCGAAACCGTATTTAACCTCATTGAAAAACAAGTAAGCGCCAAGTTTGTCTTTAGCTCAAAGATGATTCAGGCCAATCGCAAAATAAACATTAATGCCGACCAACAAACCCTACAAAAAGTGTTGGATGACGTAACCAAATCGTTGGAACTCAATTATAAAGTAACGGGCAACCTTATCATTATCAGTCGAACCGCCAAAAGCCCCTCCTCCTTTCCTCACTCCTTTCAAAACGAGGAAGCCTCAAAAGCCGAAGGGCATACCATTTCGGGGAAAATAACCGATGCCAAAGGAGAAGCATTGATTGGAACGACGGTGATTTTGAGCTACCAAAACAAAGGCCAAGTCGCTGATAAAAATGGGATGTTTACTTTTAGTGATATTCCCAATGGCAACTACACCCTCAACCTAAGTAGCATTGGTTTTATCACGCTCAAAAAAGACGTAGCGGTCACAGGCAACGACGTCCAAGTCAACATTGTACTTCAAGAAGACAACCTACAGCTCGAACAAGTAGTGGTTACCTCTAGCGGTTCGCCCAAAAAGAAAATCGAATCGAGTGTGGCCATTTCGACCATCAACGCCAAACAACTGAGCCAACGCCCTCCCCTCAACAGTACCGATATGTTGAAGGCCATTCCTGGGCTTTCGGTTGAAAGCAGCGGTGGAGACGGCCCTGGCAGTGTGCGAGTGCGGGGTTTACCAGGCGGTGGCTACGTTTTTATGGGGGTAATGGAAGACGGTCTTCCGGTACTTCCAACGGGTTTTAGTACCAGCCCTTCTGCCGACCAATATTACAAAGTGGATTTGACCATCAAAACCGTTGAAGCAGTTCGCGGTGGCCACGCAGCCGTTTTGCTTGCCAACACTCCAGGTGCTTTAATCAACGTCATTTCAAACACAGGTGGAGATAAGTTTACGGGAAAAGTAAAATACACCCGAGGTTTGTCGCAGAATGCCAATCGTTTTGATGCCAATTTTGGGGGCAAAATCGCGCCAAAGCTCAAATTTAACGTAGGTGGTTTTTACCGCGCCGACGATGGGATTCGCCCGCCTTCGTACCGCGCCAATGACGGTGGACAGTTGAAAATGAACCTTACCTACGAAATCAAGCCCAATAGCTACGTTCGTTTTTACGGAAAATACCTCAACGATAAAACAGCGTGGCTTGTGCCTTCATACTACAGCTACGACGGTTCAGGACAAGGCAAAGCTTTGCCAGATTTCGATTTGTTGACCCAAATCTTAGCCACCCGCGACACCAAAGTGTCATTGGTAGCACCTACTGGTAAGACTTACAACTACGATTTTTCGGACGGTGTTCATTTAAAGTCATTAGCAGGAGGCATTGAATTTAAACACATTACCAAAAACGAGTGGACAATCAAGAACAATTTACGCTACCAAAGCACTACTTCTAATTTTACTGGTTCGATTGTAACCGCTGCCACTGCCTACAAAGCGAACGTCAACTATTATACTTTAGACGGACAAAAACTTAATAACCCAACGGGTTTTTACACAGGTCAATCCTTCATTGGAACCAACAGTACGGATAAACAATTTTCTGACAACTTAGACTTTAACAAACAATTAGGCAAACATTCGCTTTCGTTTGGGGCGGGAATTCATACCTATGACATTGACCTTTTCTCACTAGGGGCAACGTTTAACACCGAAATAGCCAACCAACCTCGTACCTTATTGATTGGAGCTGCTACTGGCAATGGCTACAGCGGCATTAACATTGGTACCTACCGCAAAGGAACGACGGGCATTACTTCGGCTTGGGCTTCCGACGAAGTAAGTTTAGGAAACCTCACCCTTGACCTTGGTTTACGTGCCGACCGTTTCCACATCAAAGGGCAACGTTTACAAAACACGGCTCCGTTCACGAATTACACTCCCTTCGATGAAACCCGAACGTACGGCACCGCGTCGGTGGGTTTAAACTACAAAATCAATGACCATCACGCATTGTTTGGACGCGCCACAAGAACGTACAGTGCTTTGAACATCGGTGACTATTCTAACTTTACCTTTAACCCTGATGCTGTCAAAGACCGTGGTGTATTTATGTCAGAAGTAGGCTACAAAATCAACACACCCAAGTTTTCGTTGTTTAGCTCATTGGTATATGCAAAACTAACCAATATCGCTTCTAGTATGTTGATTCCGAATACCACCGCTGGGTTTATTTCTATTGGTACATTTGCCTCTAGCCGAAACCTAAGTGCCGAAATCGAAGCAACTTATACTCCTTCTAAAAACCTCAATTTCCGTCTGGTTACCACTTTCCAGAACAGCAAATACACCCAATACGAAGTGACGGCACCTTCCAATGCCCGTGCTGATTTAGCTGGAAAGCTTTACTCATGGTCGGGCAACTACGCAGAGCGGATTCCGAACGTCATTTGGGAGCTTTCGGGGACGTATAACTACAAAATTTTCGATTTGTTTGCCAGTTTCCGCCACATCGGTAAGCGTTGGAGCTCCCCAAGTAACGTCTATCACATGGGTGGGTACGATGAACTTTCGATGGGATTAGATTGCAAAATCACCAAAAAATTGGGCTTCCGCGTGTGGGGCGACAACCTTACCAACAGCCGCGGTTTGACCGAAGGAAATATACGTGGCGACCAGTTTTTATTGAACGGAAACTTTGAAAAAGGCTCGTTGCAGATTGGGCGCATTATCTTGCCACGCAGTTTCTGGACCTCCCTCACTTATTCTTTTTAA
- a CDS encoding FecR family protein, producing the protein MNLYHDYCLEDFVLDARFQQWVRYQQPEDIAFWEGYLAKNPHQVSEIKQAKTLLSSVYRRYQSPISDVEIQIEIQKLVEKARADKATPAIEVTDDTTPMVHFRPVSKWVWRAAAIVILGLGVRYLFTPSPQSTYQQITAGQELVEKINDTKSTQTVLLSDGSKVILEPNARLSFPASFQKDNRKVYLSGVAFFEVTKDAKRPFLVYANDLVTKVLGTSFLVNAQEGAQKTIVEVREGRVSVFKKLDIETPKNLIGQESKGVVLTANQKLVFEPANNQLVKTLSETPQIVSITNELPSFSFCNTPVTEVLKMLEKAYQVDILFDEDLLSDCPLTATLTNQSLYEKLTIICEAIEAHYEVIDGQIVVHSKGCK; encoded by the coding sequence ATGAATTTATACCACGACTATTGCCTCGAAGATTTTGTGTTGGATGCCCGCTTTCAACAGTGGGTGCGTTACCAACAGCCCGAAGACATTGCGTTTTGGGAAGGCTACCTCGCAAAAAATCCGCACCAAGTATCAGAAATTAAGCAGGCAAAAACGCTCTTGAGCAGTGTTTATCGCCGCTACCAGTCGCCCATAAGCGACGTCGAAATTCAGATTGAAATCCAAAAATTGGTCGAAAAAGCGCGGGCAGACAAAGCAACACCAGCGATTGAAGTAACCGACGATACCACCCCAATGGTACATTTTCGGCCTGTGTCGAAGTGGGTTTGGCGCGCTGCTGCTATTGTTATCTTGGGATTGGGCGTTCGTTATTTATTTACTCCATCTCCCCAAAGTACCTACCAGCAAATCACGGCGGGACAAGAATTGGTAGAAAAGATAAACGATACCAAGTCAACGCAAACCGTTTTGTTGAGCGACGGCAGCAAAGTCATTCTTGAACCTAACGCCCGCCTCAGTTTCCCTGCCTCTTTCCAAAAAGATAATCGTAAAGTATATCTCTCTGGCGTAGCTTTTTTTGAAGTCACCAAAGATGCCAAACGTCCTTTTTTGGTTTATGCCAACGACTTAGTAACCAAAGTATTGGGGACAAGTTTTTTGGTAAATGCACAGGAAGGCGCTCAAAAAACCATCGTAGAAGTACGAGAAGGGCGGGTTTCTGTCTTCAAAAAACTTGACATTGAAACCCCAAAAAACCTCATCGGCCAAGAATCCAAAGGCGTTGTTTTGACGGCCAATCAAAAATTAGTGTTTGAACCCGCGAACAATCAATTGGTAAAAACCCTCAGTGAAACACCCCAGATAGTGTCCATTACCAATGAGTTACCCAGTTTTTCGTTTTGCAATACCCCCGTTACTGAAGTACTTAAAATGCTTGAAAAAGCGTACCAAGTTGACATTCTTTTTGACGAAGATTTGCTTTCCGACTGTCCCCTCACTGCCACATTGACTAACCAAAGCCTTTATGAGAAATTGACCATCATTTGTGAAGCCATTGAAGCCCATTACGAAGTCATCGACGGGCAGATAGTGGTACACAGCAAAGGATGTAAATAA
- a CDS encoding RNA polymerase sigma factor — MTNVPNTSPEDAHLWNAFREGDENAFGQIAQKYYRSLFSYGTKFSKDREFIKDCLQDLFMELWYKRETLGDTDFVKFYLLKSLRRKIHRESLKQQWLTDEDELDFDAEDLGEISVEQQIIEVETNQELLQQLNRQLAELPKRQQEIIYLKFYENLDNESIAQVMSISRQAVANLLYRTLKELKEKM, encoded by the coding sequence ATGACTAACGTACCTAACACATCTCCCGAAGATGCTCACTTGTGGAATGCTTTTCGCGAAGGGGATGAAAATGCGTTTGGTCAAATTGCCCAAAAGTATTACCGAAGCTTATTTAGCTACGGAACCAAGTTTTCCAAAGACCGCGAATTCATCAAGGATTGTCTGCAAGACCTTTTTATGGAACTCTGGTACAAGCGCGAAACGCTCGGTGACACCGATTTTGTTAAATTTTATCTTCTTAAATCGCTGCGACGAAAAATTCACCGCGAAAGTTTGAAACAACAATGGCTCACCGACGAAGACGAACTAGACTTCGATGCAGAAGATTTGGGGGAAATTTCGGTGGAACAACAAATCATTGAGGTTGAAACCAACCAAGAATTGCTTCAACAGCTCAATCGACAGTTGGCCGAACTGCCCAAGCGCCAACAAGAAATCATTTACTTGAAGTTTTACGAAAACCTCGACAACGAATCCATCGCTCAGGTAATGTCAATTTCGAGGCAAGCCGTGGCCAATTTATTGTACCGTACCTTGAAAGAATTGAAAGAAAAAATGTAG
- the elbB gene encoding isoprenoid biosynthesis glyoxalase ElbB has protein sequence MKKIGVLLHGSGVFDGSEIHESVFTLLAIAEAGAEAVCFAPNVNQHHVLNHTTGEEMPEIRNVLVESARIARGNIKDIVDIQASELDGLVMPGGFGTAKNITKWAFEGPDGPILESVKNLIVELVAQGKPIAGLCMSPTTIAKALEGTAYHAHLTVGTPNEASPYEIAAISAGMESIGQVAEMASVREIVVDEKLKIVTAPCYMMEANIVEVRDNIKQAVDALIALM, from the coding sequence ATGAAAAAAATTGGCGTTTTGCTTCACGGAAGTGGGGTATTTGATGGCTCAGAAATCCACGAATCGGTTTTTACGTTGTTGGCAATTGCTGAAGCAGGAGCTGAGGCGGTCTGTTTTGCGCCCAACGTAAATCAGCACCACGTGCTCAACCATACCACGGGCGAAGAAATGCCCGAAATCCGCAATGTGTTGGTAGAATCGGCACGAATTGCGCGGGGCAATATCAAAGACATTGTCGATATTCAGGCGTCGGAGTTGGATGGATTGGTAATGCCAGGTGGTTTTGGAACGGCCAAAAACATTACAAAATGGGCGTTTGAAGGGCCTGATGGGCCAATTTTGGAATCGGTGAAAAACCTGATTGTGGAGCTAGTGGCCCAAGGAAAACCGATTGCGGGCTTGTGTATGAGCCCCACGACCATCGCCAAGGCTTTGGAAGGAACAGCATACCACGCGCATTTGACGGTAGGAACGCCCAACGAAGCCTCTCCGTACGAAATTGCCGCTATTTCGGCAGGCATGGAGTCGATTGGGCAGGTGGCAGAAATGGCGTCGGTGCGAGAAATTGTGGTGGACGAAAAACTCAAAATTGTGACAGCACCGTGTTACATGATGGAGGCGAACATTGTCGAAGTTCGTGATAACATCAAGCAGGCCGTGGACGCGCTGATTGCGTTGATGTAG
- a CDS encoding TerC family protein: MDSLFTAEAIVSLLTLTFLEIVLGIDNIIFISIAANKLARKDQPKARNIGLLLAMIFRVTLLFGISFIISLSKPFTHIDAGWFHAAFSGQSVILVVGGLFLLYKSTSEIHHKLEGAEEEVQKPKGSAASKLTNVVMQIALINVVFSIDSILTAIGLTQNVTVMIISVVLSVIIMMAFSGPVGDFVNRHPSVQMLGLAFLIAIGFMLIAEGAHLANVSFFGTHVGSVPKGYLYFAIAFSLLVEVLNIQMRKGSKPVQLHDYKAQAEREGIVSDNESE, from the coding sequence ATGGATTCACTATTTACTGCAGAGGCCATCGTTAGTTTGTTAACCCTTACATTCCTAGAAATTGTTTTGGGGATTGACAACATCATTTTCATCTCAATTGCTGCCAACAAACTTGCCCGCAAAGACCAGCCCAAAGCGCGTAACATTGGTTTGTTGTTGGCCATGATTTTCCGCGTAACCCTGTTGTTTGGAATTTCTTTCATCATTTCGCTGTCCAAACCCTTTACACACATCGACGCGGGCTGGTTCCATGCGGCCTTTTCTGGTCAAAGTGTCATTTTAGTGGTCGGAGGATTGTTTTTGTTGTACAAAAGTACCTCAGAGATTCACCATAAATTAGAAGGTGCGGAAGAAGAAGTTCAAAAACCAAAAGGAAGTGCCGCAAGCAAGTTGACAAATGTGGTGATGCAAATTGCACTTATCAACGTCGTTTTTTCGATTGACTCCATTTTGACGGCCATTGGACTTACTCAAAACGTCACGGTAATGATTATTTCGGTAGTACTTTCGGTCATCATTATGATGGCATTCTCAGGCCCTGTTGGCGATTTTGTCAACCGTCACCCTTCAGTACAGATGCTCGGTTTAGCCTTCTTGATTGCCATTGGATTTATGCTCATTGCCGAAGGTGCGCACCTTGCTAATGTATCTTTCTTTGGTACTCACGTAGGCTCTGTTCCAAAAGGTTATTTATACTTCGCCATTGCGTTTTCGCTGCTGGTGGAGGTACTCAATATTCAAATGCGGAAGGGAAGTAAACCAGTTCAGCTTCACGATTATAAAGCACAAGCTGAACGTGAAGGGATTGTTTCAGACAACGAAAGCGAATAA
- a CDS encoding methionine aminotransferase: MSGKKITSKLPNVGTTIFTVMSALAAEHKAINLSQGFPDFDMPEELVNLTCEALQNGYNQYSPMAGWMPLRESIAAKVHDLYGVEINPDSEITITPGGTYGIYTAFTTVLQPGDEVIVFEPAYDSYIPNIEINGGVAVRIPLEFPTYRINWELVRAKITPRTRMIALNTPHNPTGSILRASDIEQLRQLVEEFDLLIMSDEVYEHLIYDDEPHQSILRYEDLRQRAFVNFSFGKVYHCTGWKMGYCIAPPAFTAEFRKVHQFNCFSCYTPAQVALAEYLKNKEAYRSISGFYQKKRDYFAELMKQTRFKPLPSYGSYFQLYHFNHLSDLSDKDFSIWLTKEHGVACIPVSAFYQEAIDNGVVRFCFAKKEETLEKAVERLVKL; encoded by the coding sequence ATGAGTGGTAAAAAAATAACCTCAAAACTTCCCAACGTCGGTACAACGATATTTACGGTAATGTCTGCTTTGGCAGCAGAACACAAAGCCATTAACCTTTCGCAGGGTTTTCCTGATTTTGACATGCCCGAGGAGCTGGTTAATCTTACGTGCGAAGCACTGCAAAATGGTTATAATCAATATTCGCCCATGGCGGGTTGGATGCCATTGCGGGAGAGTATCGCTGCCAAAGTGCATGATTTGTACGGTGTTGAAATTAATCCTGATTCCGAAATTACCATTACCCCAGGCGGAACGTACGGGATTTATACGGCTTTTACCACCGTGTTACAGCCTGGCGACGAGGTAATTGTGTTTGAACCCGCCTACGATAGTTACATTCCTAACATTGAAATCAACGGTGGGGTAGCGGTTCGGATTCCGCTGGAGTTTCCGACCTATCGTATCAATTGGGAATTGGTTCGGGCTAAAATTACGCCCCGCACCCGCATGATTGCGCTCAATACGCCGCACAATCCTACGGGTAGTATTTTGCGGGCTTCGGACATCGAACAACTGCGGCAGCTAGTGGAGGAGTTTGATTTGCTCATCATGTCCGACGAGGTGTATGAACATTTGATTTACGACGATGAGCCTCATCAAAGTATTTTGAGGTACGAAGATTTGCGCCAACGAGCGTTTGTTAATTTTTCGTTTGGGAAGGTTTATCATTGCACTGGCTGGAAAATGGGGTACTGTATTGCGCCACCTGCGTTTACGGCCGAGTTTCGTAAAGTGCATCAATTCAACTGTTTTAGCTGCTATACACCTGCCCAAGTGGCTTTGGCCGAATATCTGAAAAACAAGGAGGCTTACCGTTCAATTTCTGGTTTTTATCAAAAGAAGCGCGATTATTTTGCCGAATTGATGAAACAAACGCGTTTTAAACCGCTCCCGAGTTATGGTAGCTATTTCCAATTGTATCATTTCAACCACCTTTCCGATTTGTCCGACAAAGATTTTTCTATTTGGTTAACCAAAGAACACGGCGTGGCTTGCATTCCTGTTTCGGCTTTCTATCAAGAAGCTATCGATAACGGAGTTGTACGTTTTTGTTTTGCAAAAAAAGAAGAAACGCTCGAAAAAGCGGTAGAAAGATTGGTGAAACTGTAG
- a CDS encoding C40 family peptidase: MKKWIFVLGLCLLSTFSFAQKQAVDSTQNTSLTTDILSFAKKHLSYRYRSGGSSPKGFDCSGFVRYCFSKFGMLLPHSSAAQISHGVEIALGEARPGDLIFFKGSNSKSTRIGHVGMIVAVSDGYVKFIHSAWKGGIRYDVLHASYYKKRFVGVRRVIK; encoded by the coding sequence ATGAAGAAGTGGATTTTTGTTCTAGGATTATGCCTTTTATCGACCTTTTCTTTTGCCCAAAAACAAGCAGTCGATTCGACCCAAAATACTTCGTTAACGACTGATATTTTGTCATTTGCAAAAAAACACCTTAGTTACCGTTACCGCTCAGGAGGGAGTTCTCCCAAGGGCTTCGACTGTTCAGGTTTTGTACGATACTGTTTTTCTAAATTTGGGATGCTCCTTCCCCATTCTAGCGCCGCCCAAATCTCCCACGGAGTGGAAATTGCCCTTGGTGAAGCACGTCCAGGTGATTTAATTTTCTTCAAAGGAAGCAACTCAAAAAGCACCCGTATTGGCCACGTCGGAATGATTGTTGCCGTTAGTGATGGCTACGTCAAATTCATTCATTCAGCTTGGAAAGGCGGCATCCGCTACGACGTCCTTCATGCCAGCTATTATAAAAAGAGATTTGTGGGTGTGAGGAGAGTGATTAAATAG